Proteins co-encoded in one Oreochromis aureus strain Israel breed Guangdong linkage group 3, ZZ_aureus, whole genome shotgun sequence genomic window:
- the LOC120436901 gene encoding butyrophilin-like protein 9: protein MDFVPRLSLWWIFFRHLCFAASGAEADQKNITAESGQNVTLPCRAPNYNNQTLQWNRTDLGDEEYVLLYREEQFVPDYQHPSFKNRVDLQDRQMKDGDLSLILKNVTTNDTGTYECGVFINGTNDPICNFTLSVVDPPGQTGGHTEDGGKKDGSFGLKVGLPVGVIVSVVVGGVFFNLQET from the exons ATGGATTTTGTTCCACGTTTGTCACTCTGGTGGATTTTCTTTAGACAcctctgctttgctgcttctggAGCTGAAGCCG accagaaaaacatcacagctgagtctggacagaatGTCACTCtgccatgtcgagctccaaactaCAACAATCAAACTTTGCAGTGGAACAGAACTGACTTGGGAGATGAAGAATATGTCCTTTTGTATCGAGAGGAACAGTTTGTTCCAGAttaccagcatccatcttttaagaaccgggtggatctccaggacagacagatgaaggatggagacttgtctttgattctgaagaatgtgacgactaatgacactggaacatacgagtgtggTGTTTTTATAAATGGAACAAATGACCCCATCTGCAACTTCACACTGAgtgttgttgatcctccag gacagacaggaggacacacagaggatggagggaagaagGATGGATCTTTTGGACTGAAAGTTGGTCTTCCAGTTGGCGttattgtttctgttgttgttggtggtgttttttttaatctacagGAAACTTAA